One region of Candidatus Rickettsiella isopodorum genomic DNA includes:
- the pdxS gene encoding pyridoxal 5'-phosphate synthase lyase subunit PdxS, with translation MNFLDDSQRIKIGLAEMLKGGVIMDVTNVEQAKVAEAAGACSVMALERVPADIRKMGGIARMASPKIIHDIMQAVSIPVMAKVRIGHFVEAQLLQSLGVDFIDESEVLSIADDECHIDKEAFEVPFVCGCRNLSEALRRIAEGAAMIRTKGEAGSGNILEAVRHMRAITREIKQLSILKKEELYAKAKNLNAPLELVLWVAEQGKLPVPHFSAGGVATPADAALLRQLGAESVFVGSGIFKSADPEKRASAIVQATTHFDNPEILLNVSNDLAEGMSGFNLKSEESQLINMKI, from the coding sequence ATGAATTTTCTTGATGATTCCCAGCGCATCAAAATCGGCCTGGCTGAAATGCTAAAGGGTGGCGTCATTATGGATGTCACTAACGTTGAACAAGCAAAAGTCGCCGAAGCAGCAGGCGCTTGTTCAGTAATGGCTTTAGAACGTGTACCCGCAGACATTCGTAAAATGGGTGGTATCGCACGTATGGCCTCACCTAAAATAATTCACGATATCATGCAAGCCGTCTCGATACCGGTGATGGCCAAAGTGCGTATTGGTCATTTTGTTGAAGCGCAACTATTACAATCATTGGGTGTTGATTTTATCGACGAAAGTGAAGTATTAAGCATAGCCGATGATGAATGTCATATTGATAAAGAAGCATTTGAAGTCCCCTTTGTCTGTGGTTGTCGCAATCTTAGCGAAGCGTTAAGACGCATTGCCGAAGGTGCTGCTATGATACGTACTAAAGGCGAAGCAGGTTCTGGAAATATTCTCGAAGCTGTGCGTCATATGCGAGCTATCACACGCGAAATTAAACAACTGTCGATTTTAAAAAAAGAAGAACTTTACGCCAAAGCAAAAAACTTAAATGCTCCTTTAGAATTAGTACTTTGGGTTGCTGAACAAGGTAAATTACCCGTCCCACATTTTTCTGCGGGAGGTGTTGCGACACCTGCAGATGCAGCTTTATTACGCCAACTCGGTGCAGAAAGCGTCTTTGTCGGTTCAGGAATTTTTAAATCGGCTGATCCTGAAAAACGTGCCTCTGCTATCGTACAAGCCACTACCCATTTTGATAATCCGGAAATTTTACTCAATGTTTCGAATGATTTGGCAGAAGGGATGAGTGGGTTTA